In Heteronotia binoei isolate CCM8104 ecotype False Entrance Well chromosome 1, APGP_CSIRO_Hbin_v1, whole genome shotgun sequence, the genomic window ggagtTTCAGGGAGAGAAAGATCTTGATATCCTTCTAACTggaaatgtcagggattgaacatgaGAGCTTCTGTCCTGCCAAGCAAACTAGTATTCCTTACTGAACCTGAATGAACTGTctatggttttatttatttggacTTGTATCTTGCCATACCCTGCAAGTGTCACTTGGTTCATTCATAAGCACAAATTATTGCTTTGGGAAAAGAgcctttgtatttttatttagaagAGCAGAACCCTTCTTCCTCACAAGACTTTAACAGCTGTGTGACAGTTATCAATTGAGTTTTCTCATCACTTCAGGGTTTtttgtgtgtagggttgccagtcttaaAGAGACATTATTTATTGGGGATGTTATTCAATGAAAAGTATTAGCTACCTATTTTCACACTTTAAGCCTCTACTAAAGGAAAAGACATTTTCCCCCAGGTCTTTTTGTCTATCAGGAACCTTTTCATGGCACACAGGCCACATAACAGCCCTACTTTGATAACACCTTACAAACTGGGATTCCATAGAGAAAGTGGGTATGTTTTAACTTCTGTCATCAATAATGATAACCTGTAATAAGACTCAGCCTAGGTATCACTCGTAAGATGGGAACAATAATTCTAGGACAGGTTGTCTGTGAGCCACTTCATAAATTGTGCTTTCAATCTGCACCTATATGTGGAATGGACAGGACAGAAAGAGTGaaggatttcttcttcttcttctaccctgtACTTTGGAAGATTTCAGGAGAAGATGAGCTTTCACAGGCTTACATTCATTGCTGTTGGGAAgctggtcccccctccccccacttcctcacAGCATTGTAGTATATCTGTGCATCTTCTGGGATCTCCCTGGCTTTTTTGACCTCTCTCAAACTGGCTTCATTTTGGGAAAGAGCACAGAAAAGCCAGGATGGTTTCTGTGTGGGTGGGCAAGTTCATAATTTCCCACCTCCTTGGTAGCCATTTTCATTGACCCTGCACCAGCCACTGCTATTTTCTTCCCCTACCACCCggtggtttttttaaataagaaattTCACATCTTTTTATCAATATGCCATTATGACAATAGGTATAACACGTTCtgtgaattctcagctttcattctGAAGTCTCTAGCCCTTTTCATTGTAGAGATACAAGGGGAAAAGCATCTCTCTGCAACAGAAGGGGCCAGAAACTTCTTAAAATGAAAGCTAGGACTTCATAGAAACAATTATACCTATTGTTATAATGGTATATTGATATAGCAATATGAAACtgccaattttaaaaaatggggggaaagttcCAGTGGCCTAGGGCAGGGGAATGgctgctgctgggagcagggaaaCTGCAAGGAAACCTGTCATGTTGAAGTCCCATTACCATTATACTGCATTAATAGCCACACTGCCAGATAAGAAATGACACATGCCTGTTCCCTTGTGGAAACTACCTAAGAGACGCTTTAAGATTTTAACACAGGATACAAAGAAATAACTGATGTAACTGAGTGGAGCTGGGTCCATATTTGTCAAAACAAGGGGATGCAGATAGTTACTATAAACCATTTATAGCATTCCAAAGCTTTACAATTTTAGTACCATCTTCCTTCCTGCTAAACAAAAACAGATGGCTCCCACAGAGCTGTTGCAATGACATTATTGACTTTAGATTGGCTGCAGACCAGATTCTTCGGTTAGTGGCTATTTTAGTGGAGCTATGTCCATTTTTATCATCAAGGAAAGTTAATTTTGTGTTTTTGAGAATCTGTCAAACATTAAAAGACCTTGAGGTACAGCAAGTACACTCTAAATAAAGAGCATGCACACATACAAAAGTTTGATCAAGCTGAATCTTGTAATCCATAAACTAATTGAAGTCAGATTTTCAAATTGAGACGCCTAGGCTTTGTGATCTCTTTGTCCTGTTACAAGTAGCAAGCAACTCCCTCAAGAAAAGAGCTTTCATTTAACTGCTGTGCAATTAAAAGCTGTGCATTTATcagcttccagattttttttaaaaaatcactgaaCTATCCTGTGGCTATAGctacatatgtatgtatatatgtgtgtgtgtatacacacacacatctatctCACAACAGATTATCCTACTGGGAAAAATGTACTTCATAAATCCTACAAGTCTAGACAAGTACAACTGCCTTTTCACTTCTTATGTCATTGGTATTCTCAGTAAACTGTGTTGTAGGTGACACATCCTAATGATAGATTGGTTCAGCTACCTCTGCGACAAATGAAAAAGTGTGAAATAACACTTATTCAAGAATCAGGGATCCATCATTTTGGGCAGGACTACATATATGCAGCACAAAATTTGGTCACAGCTTCCTGACTGCCACAGTTATACTTTTAAAAAGAGGATGAACATGATTCATCCACCTTTGTTGAGTAATCAGGAAGCCTCTCCATGGGCATACAAATGCCCATGGTACCCACCTCTGGTGCCCAGAGGTTATACATTAATGGGAATTCCATTATACTGTAGCAAAAGAAAAGAGTTAAGAGTGGTAACAGTGACTtgcaaaagctcctaccctgccacaaattttgttagtttttaaggtgctactggactcttttctacttctacagactgactaacacagctacccatcttgatctatctctctAAAGGAGATTAAGTTATACTTTGTACACTATTCTGCTAAATTGTGAGGACAGGCTAGGTTCATGTAGGTCCACTGGTGTTACTGAACTATAAATGGAGCCCTTTATATGTAGTATGTGCATGAGCATCCGTGCACGTACATGTGCACACACCTGAAATTTTACTCTACTGCTTTTGGCCAGTCATTCAAGAACATATGGCTGGTCTTCAACATTCTGAGTGCACAAAGTGAACTGTTACACAGCACTGCTTTTAAGAAAACCATTTCTCAAATgccctatttttaatttttttgttttgctgctaGGCATTACAGGATGGTTTGATTAAGCAGTAAGAAACAGAAAAGTCCAACTGATCTGTAACTCTATTAGATAGTATGTAGAACTACCAAAATATTTTGACACTTGAGACAGAAAAAGGCACCCAAGGCAGAAACAGGTACCCCGAAGTGCATCATGAATAGTGTGTTATAGTGTCAGAGTacgatctgggaaacccagataccatggaagcttgtttgggtggcaggtggcctCAGggcagtcacatactctcagcctaacctaccttacagggttgttgtgaggaaaaaagaacaatgtaagccattttgggcccTCATTGGAGACAAAGGTAGGGTATAAGTAAAGCAAATAAATGCATGAAAGGTCCAGAAATGTGGTACATTACATGAACTAATAAATCACTAGTGGCCAAGTTAAGGATGGCTACCTAATCATTTAGGTTAGGGATGAAGACCTGACCTGTATTCTCCTTTCTCCCATTAGCTCTTCCAATGTATAGTGAGTGATCACATGTGATGTCTGTTTGGAGGTGGTACATAGCTTGTGGAACACCTCCCCACCTTTGTGGGAAGTCTGTTTGTCACCTCCATTACTTGGTTTTCACTGCGGTATAGATTTGGGTGTTCCAAAAGGTTTTGGAATAAGTGGCTTCTGAAATAAGCTACTGCTGCTTATGGAACAGGCTACCATTTTTATAATGTGGCTTCCATTATTATTTCTTTCATTGTTGCTTGAACAATTTAACACAAACTGGTTTTTTATGTTGTTGGTCATCCTGAGGGTCTCTCAGATGGGAAGACAAGAATGAATAAAATTCTGCCTGAGGTGTTGCTTACTATTGGTGGGGCTGACATACTACTTTGCACATATTACTGGCTCTGCAGCTTAAATTACTGGCACAGTTGTAGCTTCTATGGAAAAGTTAAGCAGTCATGAGGAAAGATAATTTTGCCATTCCTCTTTTTTCGTGCAACTTGGCAAACAAATAATTTCAAAGTGTCTTTCAGTCTCTGCCCCTTTAACTTATTTTACACACATTACTTTGTGGTTTTCTGCAGCCTGGAGGAAAGCAGTATAAGTAAAAACAAAACTTTAAGGTGCCAATACATACAGGTTCACCAAACTAGGAAATGGATCTTGGGATCCTTTCCACACCCCACACCCCGGCCCCCTGCCATGTACACTAACATTACTCTGGGACCCAGTCTAAAAATTAAAGATCTCAAAATTCAGACATGAATAAAATGGGAACACCACAGACATTTTATGGGTGAAGACTACAGAACTGCTTGTATCCATATATACCAACTGCTTTGGTAATAGGCTCACATTCTCCATCTGACACACAGTTTGAAGGAATCACAACATTAGTTTATACAGTGTTACCTTAAATTTTACATTAATGTGTATTAGTATACACCTGAGTAACTCAGCAGTACATTTTCCCTAAGACTTTGAAAGCCAAACAACATGTTCAAAAGTGTCAGATGGTTCAGCCCTCTTAAGGCTCCCAATTTACCAAGTTGTATGGCATGTCTGAATACTTCTCCAAAAAATATCTCCATAggagaaatgttttggcctggaaTTCTGTGATAGTTTACTGAagaggtccccagcctttttttaGCTTGTGagcgcctttggaattctgacacagggcggtgggcacaaccacaaactggctgctgtaggaggtggagccaaccacaaaatgtcaggaatcAAGGTTATATATACCTCTAATACAGGCCCTTATGGGGCTGAACTTTTCATCAATTGACCTAATTTTAACAGAGCCTCTTCATATAACTGTAATAGTTACTCCAGGAGCCTGTTtgagggaagggcaggctaaaaatcaaattgaaTCCAACAAATCAAATCAATTCAGGCAGACCCCGTTTAACAGGGTGCCATTTAATTTACACAGTCAATCAGAAACTCTGCTGAGCAAAAGCCACCCCCTCCAATTTCTAAAAGCATTTGATGGGTGTCAGGAAAGGTGTCAATGGGTGCCATGGCAACTCTGGGCACCTCTTTGAGAACAAATGGTTTATTGTCTACAGTggattgtgtgcatgtgtgtaagcATTCATTTCAAGAGGAACGAACGTATCAATTTGATCCTCACTCTTTCTAAACAAGATGATAGACACTTGTCTCACCTTGTTACACtacagccctgttcacaagttacagtgaatgcatgtacaatccatgtacagcagtggtccccaacctttttggcaccagggaccggttttgtggaagacaatttttccatggaccaggcaGGGAGggcatggtttcgggatgatacaattgtgcactttattttggtttgGTGGTTAGGtgtatagactcttatctgggagaactgggttggatttctcactcctccacttgcagctgctggaatggccttgggctagccatagcttagcagagttatccttgaaaggacaacttctggggagaggcctctcagccccacccaccttacagggtgtctgttgtgaggtaggaagataaaggagattgtgagccaccctgagattcggagtgaagggcaggatataaatccaatgtcgtcgtcgtcttcttattactacattgtaacatataatgaaataattatacaactcatggcttggttgctaacaggccatggactggtaccggtccatgacctgggggttggggacccgaTGTACAGTATACATTTGACTATTGTCATGTTACATTCTATGTATGTACAGATTAACATTTGCTTGAAAGTTCACATTCACTCTGCTCTCAGTTTCATTTGTCAACTGAACACACGCTGGCTTTTCTAACAGGTATATATGCATGTACATGCAGTTCGTATAAGCACTGACTGTAACATGTGGACAGGGCTTATAACTTAATGTATACCATATGTAAGTTACTAATGCAGATAGTAAATATATTCTTAGGAAAAACTTAGTGGAACAAGGTGCCTTATTTGAAGTAATGTAATATAATATCTGTAGTTTGCTTCCTTCTTTATTTTAATAAGCCACTAATCAGACAGCTAAATACTGGAGCTGCTCAAGTTTTCAAGGACTAAATTGTGTTAGAGAAACAAAACAGATCACAAGTTTTCAGATTTCATGAAACACAGAGCATGCATTACAGgtcattattactactactatgcCAATATTAACGGAAACAGGTGCTAAATGGTGATGTATGTAGGGACTATAGTATAGAAAAGCTTCGTTACAGAAAGCAAAGCGACAATAGCTGTGCAGATTCTACAAATGAGGTGCAAAACCACACATCTAGTGGATAAGTGAAACTTGCAAAAAATTAATAGTGGTCACCAAGGATGATGCAGAGGGACTGATAAAAATTAGATATCACACAGGAAAGAGATGAAGGTGgacaaaaaaaattctgaataatAATTTAGTTTTATCTCCTGTGTAGAAGAGCAATACTATCCCAAGTAAATGCTGTCATTGTCATATATATTACGCTGTGCTCCTGCCTTCTAAATGGTACCTCATGAAATTATGTCAGGAAGTACCTatagaaaaaaaaactttcagtGCCTCTTGTTAAATATGGAGAAGAATGTGAGAGATATGGAAAAGTGGGGcaaaatattataaataaatcaACAAAGATCCAGCCACCACTACAAACATTATCCATGTAGGAGAATTCTCTCTCTTACCCAGAGGTCCCCCATGGGTGCCCACaaacacttttcctggtgcctgctgagtgtttttagaaagtgggcagggctaagtggggcttccccccccccagcaaggttGCACTGGAGATTTGACTTGCcgggcagtttttttttaaaaaaatgttcctcTGGGGGgtagctgctaccacagcacaaggacctTTACTGTGTCACTGAATGTaagctgtggtggccattttgtggctgcgcccaccaCAAACAATTCAGTTTTCTGGCTGTGCCTCAGACTGAAAAAGgctgggggacccctgctctTACCTGTGGTTTAAAGCACAAGTCAAAATTATAATTTGATTTAAAAAGTAGTGCCTGAACGCACGCAAGCTCTTTGATAATGTACCTGGCATAGAAGTTTTTAGAACATTACAAGAGGATCTTCCTAGATTGTTATTTTTGATCTCTTCTTTAATGCTATTTCCCTACTAAACCAAAAGCAACAGCATGACACCCTTGAACTGCTACCTCAgtagaggaaaggtggggtaaTAATATTCAATACATAAATACTTCCCTATGCACCACCTGCAGTCCTCAGCTCCCACCTACTAACTGTTCTTTCACTTAAACTACTTCgccaggcatcaaccagagcCTGTGTCTTCTCCACTGTAGCTTTCAAGTTGTACAACAGGCTCCCTGAGCTCCTTAAAGAGAATGCTTAGCTTCTAGAACACGTTAGATGGGGGGAAAGTCTTCATATGTTGCAGCCATAAGTAAAATGTCAGTTGATGTCAGCCATGCCATGAGCACGGGCTGCTATCTAATGGATTATTTAAGGAGATGGATTTGCCTTGagtttttgatttttaaaagtgaaagACAGATCTTGATGCCATATCCCCAAATCCCCCAAGAAAGCCTCATTAGGCTCCATGCAACGTCTTGGGAGGGGCTGTTTGAGAAGCACAAACCTGAAGCCTCCTTGGTTACGTGGAAAGAATAGCTGTTGGGTGGATCTCAAGCTCTAACAGGTACATATTTGACACTCACACAACCACTTCTCATACAGCAAGTTGCAATGACCTCATCAGCTGGGGAAAGATTCACATTTCCCCAGGGAAACTATATTGCTGCTTGAAAGAATAGGACATGTAATACTACAGAACAAAGAGAGCTTCCTTGCAAGTTAATGTCTAGATTCCTCAGAAGAAAAGAACAATAGcacatttttgtcaggaaatGTCCTCTATTTACAACTGATGAGAATAGTTCAGTGGCTGAAAATCTGTCCACATATATCAgtgctgcattaaaaaaaaataataattcagagATGGCTTTTCAGACCCAAACGTATTTTTCTGCCTAGTGTGAAAATTGTTGTTTTTAGCGCTtgcaagagtttttaaaaaatgaaaacaaaacagaataaaCCATTCTCACTGAATACACTGATGAGAAGCATACTTTTAATTGCTAAAAGGTCAAATAGCTCTGAGCTAGGAAAGTGATGTGATTCAAAATAGCAGGGCATGATAAGGTAGAGACCGGCTCTCCAGGTCCTGGTTTCTAGTTCTAGTGATGCTGTGTCAATGTAGTGTATCCCATGGCTCAGCCCTAGCCTTTCTCCAACTATGGTATGTTTCTATGGCAAAATCCATGTGGTAGGCCTGGTTTTATGTTTATGAAATAATgaagcttttctgcattctcatttttcttACTTGTAAATTCCTGTTTCTTTGGGCATTTCCCCCCTGTTCCACAAGTTTTGTTTTCTCTAGcggttgattcaatattacacCAGTTTATGTCCAGCACAAAAACTTAGTTTAAACCTactgtttaaagtttaaattactggtgtaatatcaaatcaataactagagagagcaaaacacatacagaaaaggaaaaaaaaaatccctgaagaaACAGGAACTCTTTTCTTTActatcaagttacagctgacttacggtgaccccatgggattttcaaggcaaaagacattcagaggtagtttgccattgtctgcctctgcatcataaTGCTGgtgtttcttggaggtctcccacccaaatactagccagggttgaccctgcttagcttatgagatctgatgagatcaggctagcctggctatccaggtcagggaacttATAATGTAGAAAAGCCCATGTCTATAAGGCAACACAATAACTGCTAGAAGATCAAAAATATGTGGTGTGTCTACGTGCTTCTCCTCTCCACTCTTTCAGGCACCCCCTCCAAAGTTTCAGAGATATTTACAGTTGATGCCAAACCACAGTTTGCAACTATGGCTAGACTAACCAGACTTAGAGAAAACATTTACAAGACATGTAAGAGAAAAAAAGAACGAGGAGTGTACAAGTATGTGTGATGTTCATGATCTCCTAAAAACAGGAGATTGAGCAGTTTTATGTCTGTCCTGAGCTGTACAGCATGTCGACTCCATACCACACACACCTCTTTTAATTGTTACCCTATTGAGTCAGATGGAATAAAAAAGGCTGCTTTCTGCCTTTGTAAGTATATTAAAAAAGCGTGAAGGCCATTTCAGATAACAGGCTTCATGAACTGTTCAAAATAAGTGTTAATACATGTACTTATCACAAATCCCTACCTCATGTCCTCTGTCTTGCACAGGACATGACTCACTGTCTGCTTCAGAGAACGATCCAGACTCATCGCTGGAGTTTGTTCCATAGGATGGCTCACATTTTATCTGGGGTCTGACTTGGTTGTACATTCCATCTCCCATCACACCTGGCTCCTGATGCTCAGGGGCCAAGAATCGAGCTCCTTGGGAACAGGGGGAAGATGAAAACTCACACAGAggaaggctgcagggagagccaCCACTGCCATCCTCTGCATAAGAGTAGGAGGAACATGAACTAGAGGTCCTTGTTCTGGTTTCCAGAGGAGGAGAACGAGGGCAAACTTTAATTGGCACTGGGCAGCTGGTGTTAGGCCGCATCCGTCCTGGCAAGTGATCAGCTGCCTGTCCAATGTGAGAATAGGTCTGGCAACTGGGAAGAGATTGGCTACTTCCTGCCCATAGACCCTTTGGCACAGTCTCGGCGAGATCTTTGTCCAAGCTGCTCACGCCAGAATATGAATGCACTGAAGTGTTTACTTGGTCACAAATGTTTGAAGAAAATATAACACTCCTTCTGTCCACCTCACCTTCCTGCTTACAGAGACCTTCAACAAAGCCAGGACCCCTGAGAGGCGATCCCACTGTAAAATTGGAAGCATCCTTCTGAACAGCTTGGGACAGTCCATAAGTCCCTGTGAAAGGGACATAATCAGTTTTGTGGTCACCCTGAGTTGTCCCCTTGTCAAAAGGGCAGGCTGGACTCCTGGCAAAGTGCTGTTGGGAAGTACTGGGGAAGCCAACTAAGTCTATGTTTTTTGTTCGATTGAAGAAAGACCTTAAGCAGGAAGGAGAGGAACCACTTTTAGATCTGTCAGCTCCAGAAGGACTTGGCTGCTTTCGGTCCATTTCTACATCCCCCTCTTTATCCCTGATGTCAGGCTCATCTCCAGAGAGGCAAAGTGTGATGTTTTCTTCGTCATTCTCCTCACTCCTAGGCTCACTTTTAATTTGCCCTACAGCAAGGTCTGGCTTGAGGCtgtcaccagaactttcttcacTGAATGTGCTTGCGAAACCTGAGGTACTAACGTGTGATGTATTGTAGACATTCTTGGTACAAGCCAGCTGATATTTCTTGTATCTGGGATACCGTGTTACTGCTTCTTTGTCCAAACTGTCTTTGTCATCACTTAGCAGGTCAGAGTCAGGCAGCATCCCCTCCTCTTTATCTGCTTCAGAACTGACGGTTTCAAAGTTAAAGGGCTCTGGGTGC contains:
- the LOC132570515 gene encoding transcription regulator protein BACH2-like isoform X1; its protein translation is MSVDEKTESPMYVYESTVHCTNILLCLNDQRKQDILCDVTLIVEGKEFRAHRAVLAACSEYFLQVLVGQTENDLVVSLPEEVTSRGFGPLLQFAYTAKLLLSRENIQEVIHCAEFLRMHNLEDSCFSFLQTQLLNNEDGLFLCKKDPTYQQMHEDENSEEEEVETMESETSKISCPRERTHPEPFNFETVSSEADKEEGMLPDSDLLSDDKDSLDKEAVTRYPRYKKYQLACTKNVYNTSHVSTSGFASTFSEESSGDSLKPDLAVGQIKSEPRSEENDEENITLCLSGDEPDIRDKEGDVEMDRKQPSPSGADRSKSGSSPSCLRSFFNRTKNIDLVGFPSTSQQHFARSPACPFDKGTTQGDHKTDYVPFTGTYGLSQAVQKDASNFTVGSPLRGPGFVEGLCKQEGEVDRRSVIFSSNICDQVNTSVHSYSGVSSLDKDLAETVPKGLWAGSSQSLPSCQTYSHIGQAADHLPGRMRPNTSCPVPIKVCPRSPPLETRTRTSSSCSSYSYAEDGSGGSPCSLPLCEFSSSPCSQGARFLAPEHQEPGVMGDGMYNQVRPQIKCEPSYGTNSSDESGSFSEADSESCPVQDRGHEVKLPFPVDQITDLPRNDFQMMIKMHKLTSEQLEFIHDVRRRSKNRIAAQRCRKRKLDCIQNLECEIRKLVCEKEKLLSERNQLKACMGELLDNFSCLSQEVCRDMQSSEQIQDLHRYCPLLRPMDLPTAVNINSSPASVEQNIVTSQCVREGLQCCSEQSPVQQLGAHWLPNNISDKCVATRVLDGADQGTYSEQELPLEQNNQTVTVDFCQEMTDKCTTDEQPRKEYT
- the LOC132570515 gene encoding transcription regulator protein BACH2-like isoform X2, encoding MHNLEDSCFSFLQTQLLNNEDGLFLCKKDPTYQQMHEDENSEEEEVETMESETSKISCPRERTHPEPFNFETVSSEADKEEGMLPDSDLLSDDKDSLDKEAVTRYPRYKKYQLACTKNVYNTSHVSTSGFASTFSEESSGDSLKPDLAVGQIKSEPRSEENDEENITLCLSGDEPDIRDKEGDVEMDRKQPSPSGADRSKSGSSPSCLRSFFNRTKNIDLVGFPSTSQQHFARSPACPFDKGTTQGDHKTDYVPFTGTYGLSQAVQKDASNFTVGSPLRGPGFVEGLCKQEGEVDRRSVIFSSNICDQVNTSVHSYSGVSSLDKDLAETVPKGLWAGSSQSLPSCQTYSHIGQAADHLPGRMRPNTSCPVPIKVCPRSPPLETRTRTSSSCSSYSYAEDGSGGSPCSLPLCEFSSSPCSQGARFLAPEHQEPGVMGDGMYNQVRPQIKCEPSYGTNSSDESGSFSEADSESCPVQDRGHEVKLPFPVDQITDLPRNDFQMMIKMHKLTSEQLEFIHDVRRRSKNRIAAQRCRKRKLDCIQNLECEIRKLVCEKEKLLSERNQLKACMGELLDNFSCLSQEVCRDMQSSEQIQDLHRYCPLLRPMDLPTAVNINSSPASVEQNIVTSQCVREGLQCCSEQSPVQQLGAHWLPNNISDKCVATRVLDGADQGTYSEQELPLEQNNQTVTVDFCQEMTDKCTTDEQPRKEYT